The DNA window GTTTTATAAATTTGTGTTGGAAAGATAGCGATCCGCATTCATTGCGGCCACAAGCCCTTGCGCGGCAGAAACAAATTGAAGTTGTGGGACACCCGCCAACATGTCGCCGCAGGCAAAAACTCCGGGAATGGAGGTCATGAGTTGGTCGTCCACCAGTACCGCACCATCGTCCGAAATTTCTATTGTGCCTTTCAAAAATTCGTACTGCGGCTTGCTTTGGCGGGCGTAGAGAAAAACACCGCGAGTGGAAATCTGTTTTTCTTCTCCCGCAATTAAAATGGTTGCCGATTCGAGTTGTGTGTTTCCGTCGATTTTTTTGATGCTGGCGCTTAAACTAACTTCAATTTTTTCATTGTTGCGAAGATGGTTTGCAAGTCTTTCATCAATTTCAAGTTTCATGGCGGGGACAACAAAATGAATTTTGTTTGCAAAGCGGGCAAGGTGCAAGACTTCACGCGCCGCCTGCTCTGTTTTTCCTTCCACCACAACCGTCTCTTCCTCAAAAAGATTGGCATCCTGATAAGCATTGTAAAAAACACCGTGGCCCGCAAACCGTGCCTCGCCTTCAATAAAACCGATGCGATTATAACAACCGGTGGCCAAAATAATGACGGGCGCCTCCAATGTTTTGCCGGAGCTCGTGATGATTTGTTTCACGCTGGAACCCAATGCCGCTTGCGTTACTTCCTCAGGAAGAGTCTCAAAAGGGATGGCGTTGATCTGAGTTTTTAAATTTTGCATCCATTCCGCCGCGCCTATCCCTTCTGGAAAGCCCGGTAAAAGCCAACGAAGCGTGGGAAGTAAGGAAGTTGTTCCTTTATGAATGAGAACGGCTTTCCGTTTTGCTTTGGCCGCAAACAAAGCGGCAGAGCATCCTGCCGGTCCACCACCAATAATGATAAAATCGGTTGTCATACAATCCAGTCCATTTGTGTCGGTTGAGAAATGATTTTGTCTCTGTATCCTAAGTCCAACAAAAGTTGTACCGATTTTTTTCCATCATCGCCCATATCGACCGTTCTTTCGTTCACATACATCCCGACAAATTGGTCGGCTTTTTCAACGGAAAGGTCTCTTGAATATTGCAGGGCGTGTTGCACAGCCTCTTTTCGATGAGAGAGACCGTATTCGATGGAGGCCCTTAACCACCCCGCCAGCTTGTGTTGCAAGTCTTTCGGAAGATCTCTGCGAATGCCGTTGCCGCCAAGGGGAAGCGGAAGTTTGTGTTGCGCGTACCACCACTTCCCAAAATTGAGAACCGACTCCAACCCCAATGATTCATAAAAAAGTTGACCCTCATGAATGATGAGTCCCGCGTCGACTTCTTTACTGACAACGGCGTTTAAAATTTTGTCGAAGGGAATTACTTTGAACTCCACATCGGGTTTCCAAAGTTTTAAAAGCAGAAAGGCGGTTGTTTTTGTGCCCGGTACGCCGATTACCATATGGTGCCTGGCACCATATGGTAATCGGACTAGAAGGGGTCCGTAATCTTTTTCACCGAAGCTGGCTCCCGCGACGCACATGGCATATTTTTTCTGCACGGAGGGATAGGCGTGAAAAGAGAGAGCGGTAATTTCATGGCGCCCTTCCAGAGCCCATTCATTGAGTGTTTGAATGTCCTGAAGTTTGTGCTCAATTTTTACATCGCCCGTGTCGATTTTGCCTGTGGCTAACCCATAAAACATAAAGGCATCATCGGCGTCGGGACTGTGTGCAAGTGTGATTTTCATAAAAGGACCATGGACTATGGACAAGGGACCATAGACCTAAAACAGACTAAATTGTTTTTGTGCCTTATCTCCGGCAGTTTCCAGTTTCCAGCAAACTTTGGCTTTCAATTTATCGGAACCAAATTTATTAAGAAACAAAAGTTCCCCGTGTTTGGCGCCGTATTCATAAACTTCTTTGGTGATACGCACATCATCGAGACAATAATTTTTTAATTTTTCAAGTTCCTTGGAATTCCAATAGCGGATGGCATCCAAACCGTGTCCACTTTTTTGTGTGCCGAGGGTTGCTTTTGCAACGCTATCAAGACTTACACGATGACCCAATGTTTTTGTCAACTCTTCCAGAATATCAAGTGCCTGCAATTGTTTGAGATCGAAGTTGGCGAAATAAGGTTGCAACACAGGAAGGTCAAACCGGCGTTGGTTAAAACCCACAATGAGTGGTTTTTCGGCAAGGATACTCAAAAGTTTTGGAAAATCATTTTCCCAATAAGCTTGGTAATCGTTGGTCCGGTAGGAGTAGACGCCCACGACAGACACCCCCAAAGCGCCCAAATTATCGCGGCCGCCCACATCTTCAAAAGAGCGTTTGGTTTCCAAATCAAGAACGATAATGTTTTTTCCCTGCATGGCGTGGGTGTCTATCAGTCGAATTTTTGGAAGTCAAGGTGGGTAAATTTTGGTGTATAGAAGTTTTAAAATCCATTGCGTGGTTTTGGGTGATTTGCTATGGGCTGGCAAATGCTTGAAACCTTTCCAAATCCCAACCCAGAGCGCGATTATGTCGTTCATTGTGAATGTGCGGAATTTACCTGCCTTTGCCCCAAGACCGGCCAACCTGATTTTGCCACGATCCACACAAGTTATATCCCTGGCAAAAAATGTTTTGAGCTGAAATCCTACAAGATCTATCTTTGGTCTTACCGGAACGAAGGCGCTTTCCATGAAAAAGTGACGAACCAGATTTTGAACGATCTTGTTTCCGCGGTGGAACCGCGTTGGATGGAAGTGCGCGCCGTTTTTAACATACGCGGTGGAATTACA is part of the Deltaproteobacteria bacterium genome and encodes:
- a CDS encoding FAD-dependent oxidoreductase, coding for MTTDFIIIGGGPAGCSAALFAAKAKRKAVLIHKGTTSLLPTLRWLLPGFPEGIGAAEWMQNLKTQINAIPFETLPEEVTQAALGSSVKQIITSSGKTLEAPVIILATGCYNRIGFIEGEARFAGHGVFYNAYQDANLFEEETVVVEGKTEQAAREVLHLARFANKIHFVVPAMKLEIDERLANHLRNNEKIEVSLSASIKKIDGNTQLESATILIAGEEKQISTRGVFLYARQSKPQYEFLKGTIEISDDGAVLVDDQLMTSIPGVFACGDMLAGVPQLQFVSAAQGLVAAMNADRYLSNTNL
- a CDS encoding ABC transporter substrate-binding protein — encoded protein: MKITLAHSPDADDAFMFYGLATGKIDTGDVKIEHKLQDIQTLNEWALEGRHEITALSFHAYPSVQKKYAMCVAGASFGEKDYGPLLVRLPYGARHHMVIGVPGTKTTAFLLLKLWKPDVEFKVIPFDKILNAVVSKEVDAGLIIHEGQLFYESLGLESVLNFGKWWYAQHKLPLPLGGNGIRRDLPKDLQHKLAGWLRASIEYGLSHRKEAVQHALQYSRDLSVEKADQFVGMYVNERTVDMGDDGKKSVQLLLDLGYRDKIISQPTQMDWIV
- a CDS encoding ribonuclease H-like domain-containing protein, which gives rise to MQGKNIIVLDLETKRSFEDVGGRDNLGALGVSVVGVYSYRTNDYQAYWENDFPKLLSILAEKPLIVGFNQRRFDLPVLQPYFANFDLKQLQALDILEELTKTLGHRVSLDSVAKATLGTQKSGHGLDAIRYWNSKELEKLKNYCLDDVRITKEVYEYGAKHGELLFLNKFGSDKLKAKVCWKLETAGDKAQKQFSLF
- the queF gene encoding NADPH-dependent 7-cyano-7-deazaguanine reductase QueF — translated: MGWQMLETFPNPNPERDYVVHCECAEFTCLCPKTGQPDFATIHTSYIPGKKCFELKSYKIYLWSYRNEGAFHEKVTNQILNDLVSAVEPRWMEVRAVFNIRGGITTTVTVTHGEKSK